The nucleotide sequence CGCACCATACACACCCTCATGACTTGAGGGGCTTTTGAGTGTTTTCACAGTGAAGCGAGCACTGTATTTCCTACCTTAATCTTATAATTATACTTTCCAGTTCAATGGGGAGCCACGCTCTTATACGCGCTTTAACCTGACCCAGAACATGGAGGGTGAAAACAGCCAGGTGGAGATGAAGCTCTCCTCAGACATGGATGAGGAGGTAGAGGCCAATGGAGTTGGAGAAAATATGAAGAAACATAATGGTCCATATTACCCCAGCAAGCTAAGCCAGCGCTCTCCCAAAACCATCTGCTGCATTGTCATTGGCATTCTGCTACTCTTCATTTCTGGTAAGAAAATGTGCGGTTACTATTAACAGTATCTACACACTTGTTCTGTATTTATAGGCTGCGGGAAGTTGTTCATACAGGCTCATATATTTTCCCAAATTAATGTTgaaacacatcagcatttttgcCAAATCTCCTAATGCTGGCCAATATATAAGTGGCCATCGAAATGTAATTTGCAGGGTCATCTGGGTACTTTGAGTCATCTTGACCGGTGCAGTTTAACataaatatgcatatataaCATATCCATGACCGCACActcaaaaattacaattctgttaCCATTTATCccccctcagattgttccaaacctgtatacatttctttgttctgctaaacaaaactcaagatatttggaagaatgtcagttaccaaacagatctcatactccattgactcctatagtatttattttccccacgatggcagtaaatgggggttgagatctgtttggttactgacattcttccaaatatcttcctttgggtTTAGCAGAAcagataaatgtatacaggtttggaacaacctgagggtgagtaaaggatgtgTAAATGATCTCTCTAAATATGagaaaaaattgtatatgttcTTTTTCTAAATACCTGTCACCATAAACATGCATCATTTTCTGATTTCCAATAAAGTTTTAAGCATTTcgtgtttattttttgtcttttaggaTACCTCATTGGTTACCTGTCTCACAGaagtaaaaacaacacaaaggaTGTTACTTGTCCGGACACTGTGGATAATATCCCCGGAATACCAGATGCACCTGTGTTTATGGACTGGAGTGATATAAGAGCGTTGCTGAAGAAAAAACTAACAGCCTCCAACATTAAAGACACCCTTAGGTaattttatacacacacacactactgtACTGTTAGTTTTTCCATACTGTAAATTGAGAGTTTACCCAAGCTGAGCATGTttctaaatctttattttttctctccCGCAGGGAATTCTCTAGTGCGAACCACCAGGCAGGAACGTCTGGAGATGAGCAACTGGCTAATAACATCGTGGAAAAATTCAAAGCTCTTCGAATGACCCAATGGACGGATGAGCACTATGTTAAAATTGTACCTACTTCCTCAAATAACAGAGTGCTGTTCCGTGGTAACGCTGTTGGATCAACCGAGGGCTTTTTGGCTTACAGTGCAGCTAGAACAGCGGAGGTTAGTAAATTAAACACTTTCACAagcttttcttaaaaaaaaaaaaaacgtagtCTAGGTTACATTCTTGTGCCGCTCCAATCCCATACTGTatgttctttcttctgtgaaacacaaaaggggGTTTTAGACTGATTATTAAGGTTGCATTTTATACAGTTTACAATAAAAGAGTGTATTGAGCCTTGACTGTATTCAAGAAAGAACCCTGATACAGTATGTGGTGATGTTGTGATGCCTTTTTGAATTGTAAGGTTTTGCAGACTGCATTAAACTACACCTGATTTGTTGTTTAGGGTCCTGCTCTCTATGCTCACTATGGAAGACCAGAAGACTTCAGACGTCTTGAAGACATGAAAGTCAACGTGAATGGAACGGTTGTCTTGGTCAGAGCTGGAAAAATAGGTTTTGCTGAGAAGGTCAGtgcttttattgcattttataatttaaatgtctACCTACAGtattcattgtgtttttattggcaTCTTACAGGTTGCTAATGCTGAGAGATTAAAAGCCAGTGCTGTGTTGATCTACCCAGACCTTGTTGACTATAAAATTAATGACGACACTGCTCTTTTTGGCCATGTAAGTATATACTGATGGATGTTTTTAATCTTATCATTTGAAAACTGTCTGTTAtgacattatttgtttatttagaagGGCTTGTGAAGTTGATTTTCTATCTTCCTGTCACTTTCAAATAGGTTCATCTTGGAACTGGTGATCCCTACACTCCAGGATTCCCTTCCTTCAATCATACCCAGTTTCCTCCGGCTCGCTCCTCCGGCCTGCCCAATATTCCAGCTCAGACTATCACCATAAAACAGGCTACTGAAATCATgaagtacattttaatatttcaccATCCTTTTTTCATTCGTTGCGTTTTacaccattgtaatttttcattgtttacatATGTTGTCACTTCTTTTGATCCGTCTATAAACAGGAAGATGGGCGGACAGGTTTCTCATGACTGGAGGGATGGACTTCTGAGGGATGTCAACTATAATCTTGGTGATAATAGGGATGTTATCACAGTCGAAGTAAACAATGCCCTCACTGAGAAGAAAATCCACAATGTGTTTGGAGTCATTAAAGGCTACGTGGATGAAGGTATTCTGTCAAATTATACACGAAATCAAGCCTGTGTGTGAACAAAAGAGTTATTCCTGGTCACTAATCACATGGTTTTCGACCTGATTTAGACCAGTATGTTTTGATTGGAGCGCAGAGGGATGCCTGGGGCTCTGGATATGCCAAAAGCACAGTTGGTACTAGTCTGCTGGTTGAGTTGGCCAAAACTATCACCAACATGATCAAGAAtggtacatttttaaaaatagtatATTGAATATATAGGTTGAAAGTAGTTTTAACATGTTGTACTAGGTCTTAAATTAATTTCACATCGCTAAGAATTTTCCCATGAATAACAAAATTCATATAACATATAAAAGTGTACATATATTATACacatgattttaatgtttgaatataaaaataatttcattttttaattataaaaatgtctacaaCTAAATAAACCATCTGCGACTTTTCTTCTCAGATGGACTCAGGCCAAAGAGAAGCATAGTGTTTGCTAGTTGGAGTGCTGGTGAATATGGACATGTTGGCGCCACAGAGTGGTTGGAGGTATGAATGGATTTCCgactatatttaataaaataatagctTCTTACTGAACACTGTGCAGTAAACACTGTGTGCTGGCATGTTAAAATATCATAATACAAGTGGTTCTTAAACTTTTCCTCTCAAAGAAACTTCACGACACAAAATCAATCTTCGACATTTCATCAAAacctgatattttatttaaatttatgatcaattctttattttataaaatgttagaAAATTGTTGGTGCTGTTTTGCAATGATAAATGTTTAACATCCGAGTAAAGTCAAATTGAAACGTGTGTTCTGAGttgtcacacaacagaaaagtgtGTTATTAACCACCCAGCCAAATTTGCATGACGAAAAAAGCATCCAAGTAAATGAAATAAGTTATCAAAATCTTGGAAAAATAAGCAGGACTCTGCTCTAGAACGCTGGGGGTGTGGCACCGAAGCCACACCCACTCGATACGCTCAACCTGAGTCCCCAGCCCAGTAGGCTATATGTGAATTATATGAATACGTTTTATGGGAAGATTTGAATTAGAAAATTCAGGAGCAGGTTAAAAGGTATGCGAATTTGGCGTGCTGTCTGGAGAGAGGGCTCCGAGCCCGGCAGTTTCTTCCCAACACGGTGTACTCTCCCCATGTCCGGGGGGGGAAGGCTCCGGGCCCGGTATTAGCCCGAACTCAGAGCGCGTTGTGGTTACAAGTGGCGCCCGGCAGtgttcaaagatagcatttgtgcaAGGTGGCAGCTTGGAGAGAAGAGAGACTTCTTAACGGAAGTcttatttgaattataaacagagagcgtctttaCGATAaccaataacatttaaaaactacaattctaatttctcgctagaaatgcaatcaaaagttattgaaagtgaaaattaaacgtACATCTATACGAGACTATGCTCCAGCAGGCGTTTTGGGCaccatttttaatttttcaagcttgagccttctcgaactcgcatgttgttatggaaacgacaggtctccgtcattggttagctgtatAAAGGATTTTCCTGTGCTTGACAGGATGTTTTTTCAGAAACCTTTAACTTTTTTCCAACTTCATAAGACACTCTGAGCTGAAAAAGATGCCGGCGCTGGTGTTCAATAAAGAAGTCAAGATCTGAACACAGACAGCTCTGTCTATTTGTAGTGGTTCTCTCTTTAATGAGCCAGTCGTGGATAATGGTTAGAGAGtaggactcgtgaccagaaggttgctggtttgattctcagggccgGCAGGATACGACTCACACAAAGTCACATTttggatatgggtcaccatatctgacaaagaGGTCACTTTCACTGTTTTTCACTTTCAATTTAGCTGATCATGTATATGCTGATATTTTTAAAAGCGAACCAGCCGTGTGGATTGTCTGTTATGTGGCGTGAGTTTTGTTTAGTTGGGCAGAGTGAGAGCATGAAAGCGTGTGTGAAAAGCTTAACACCCTGAGCTCGTTATTGAGCAGACACCTGATGCTAGGCGCTCTAGTGATAGGGGAGGGGCCATTGCATCATCGATCTCCTGTTTTAGCCCCGCCCAAATAATCCTGAAAAGAGGACTGGTGAAAAACTTTTTAACGGTTTAACTCCATAATTCAGTACTACATACTTCTGAGTCTTTGTATTGtgtttcagcaatacatttctaacatctataatgtgtttagaaacCATTCTCAGAATTCTTTTTACTGGGACTAAAACAGTTGAAGGGTATGCTACAGTACTGTCTCATGACCTCATCACATTGCTTGATGGGTAATATATTGGATTGTGACACTAATTACTTCAGATTATGGAGCATTGGTGTGATATTCCAACATTATTTTGCAGACATCAGTTTAACTATTGACTAAATGTTGTGGCTTTTGTATTCACAGGGCTACTTGACTTCGTTAAATATGAAAGTGGTTTCTTATATCAGCCTCGACGGAGTTGTTTCAGGTttgtaaaaagtaattttgtgAGGAACAACATTGCATTTAAagatatagttcacccaaaactggaaattctgtcataattttactcaccttcagattgttccaaacatgtttacatttctttgttctgctaaacacaaaagaagatatttggaagaatgtcagttccCCATATCTATTTTCGCTACTAAATCAGGGAAGAGATCTGCTcggacattcttacaaatatcttcctttgtgttgagcagaacaaagaaatatatacaggtttggttCTGAGGGTCAGTTAAATGAacacagcattttcattttagggggaACTATCAATAAGATTGAATTTGATGCTGATTATCTGAAATCTGTTTTTTAGGTTCTGATTCTTTCAAAGCGTCTGCCAGCCCACTCTTGTATGACTTAATTGAAAGTACTATGAAACAGGTGATGATTTCCAAGAAATTGAACTGGTCCAAATCCAAGATCTGTagatcttgaatactgcaaagaaacaagttcatattcatgtttaaacaacacaacaataatgtttaaacatgtatttgatGACTAGTTTAAGaatgtacatgtttttttctgcacaaCTTTCATGCATCTTTGCACagaatgacaattttttttattttacttaaacataGAACATAACCTTGTAGCGGTCTCTTAATTTTCTATATtgctgtatatactgtatacattaaatatatattactttctataatttatttttatacaggTCTCCTTTCCTGGCGATGAAACCAAATCCCTCCACGAGCAGTTTTCTGCATCCAACTGGGAAAAGTCCATGTATGTTTGTCCTCCATTGCACACGCTAAAGACGTTTACTTTAAGGATGTTTTGTTGTCCGAGATCATAGTTTTGACATGAATTTTCTTTCACAGAATAGAACCCATGCGTTTGTTTGACTCCATCTACACGTTCCAAACTTTCACTGGTGTCCCGTCATTCTCGTTTCGATTTACTTCGGTAAGCTCTGACACTGCTGTTGGGCTGTAATATAAACTCAAATACATTCGTCTAGAGTCATGATTAATGGTAGAAATTCAGGTCAACCTCTGcctctgattttttttttagagttcAAAGCAGTACCCATATGACACCCTTGAAGATACTGAAAAGAATTTGGATCGGTACACTTTTGACAAAACTCTCAAACTGGCCAAGGCAGCGGGCGAGGTGGCGGGGCTGGTTACTCTTCGCCTTGTACATGACCACTTGATCAGGCTGAATGTGGCAAAGTATACCAATATCATTCGCAATCATGTGTCCCAAATCAGGTCTAAAGTTGAATCACTCCAAGGGGTGAGTCAGTCGCTTCTTATGAGAAAAGCTTGGTAAAAACCCAGCTGAACTTATATGccaaacctttttttaatacaaaaatgcaGAGCTTTAATACACTTTATTTACTCTTCACAGTCAGGACGCCTACCAAACAATTTGACTATGCTGTGGCTTCTGTCAGCTCAAGGCTCATATGATCGCGCCGCCAGCACCCTTCTTACTTCCATACACAACAGCGATCTTGGTGACCTGGAGCAGTGTCGCATCCTCAACAGACGcatcatgagggtgagtaacatccattttctttaaatgctcCTCCGCTGCAGTCTTTTGGCATTGCCGCCGTAGAAACCGAGCAGCGGTTCTGACAAGTAAGGTTATGTAGGCATTAATGTCACGTGTCTGTTTGAAGGTGGAAGGAACCCTCCTTTCCCCGTTTGTGTCTCCGCGGGAGACTCCATTCCGGCACATTCTTCTCGGCTCTGGTGAGCATACTCTGGCAGCTCTGTTGGATCACCTCAACGCCATTAAAGAAGGCCTAGAATCTGCCGACGTGGACCAATTCAAGAACCAGTTTGCTTTGGCCACTTGGACCATCCAAGGCTGTGCCAACACACTTGCTGGTGAAGTGTGGAATTTGGATAATCAAATTTAGGCGAAAAGATCTCTCCCTTTACACTCTAAGCATCACTCAATATCTAAGAGGAcgttaaaaataattcaaattgtATGGTGCTCCATTATTAATATTACCGGTTTACCTCAGTGTTTTTCAGTGAGACTGCAGTCAAAATTACGTTTAACTTAGTTTGTGGAGTACATTAAAACCTAGTTTAGACTTGTTACAAATTTGGAATGTATTactgttttgttattttctttgacACTCCTTATAAGGAACTTCCAGAGTAATGCCTGCCAGTCTGGAGTTGAAGTTTGATGATTTACAATCGACCTTTGTCAACTTAATGCCTGTATCCAACTCACCGGTGCTCTTACAACCCCTTTAAAGGCATGATATTTCCATCAGGTTTTCGGTTGATACTCTATTTTGGATAAATGTCTATTAACAGGTAAATTCTGACATATATTACAAAATGGAAGTAGGAAGAAGCCTTGATATGTGGCTTTGAAATCTctatttattagttttttatttatcagtgACAGAGATCACTATAAATAGCTTTTGTAACGCCTTTTTTACCAAATGTATAATTATCGGAAGCAGTGCCTTCCATAATTATGACAGTTATACTGTCGAAATGTGAAAGCAGCATCTGCTATGGAGATAACTTTGTTTTAAAAGCTATGACCAGAGACTGACACGGTGCACTAAACTACAGCAACAACATAACAATTGGCAGCACGTAACCGGTATATTTAACTTAGATGAAATAACAGTCTCTACAGTATTCCtcttaaaacaatgttataCCTGATCCAGAATCATTATCGGGAGCAGTGCCTTCCATAATGCGAAGATGATGAAGGTAGTTTTTGCCTACCGATGTGCTGATATCGAGGGCAGTGCCCCTCATATTTCACTGTGGTGTGGATTTTATTATCGGGAACAGTGTTTCCCATGATGTACAAATCGTCAGTATTCACACACTCTTACCGTGCTAGATATCTGTTGTGAGTCATGTGATCTATTGTCAGTTTGTCATTCAACAATCAAGTGCTCTTTCCTTTTCTGCCTGGGATTCATCAACTGAGGAACGAGTGAAGAGCACAAACTAGAAATGTTCTGTGCGTGATTTAGTGAAGGATTTCTATAAGATTCTGTTCTTTCATTCGGTTTCCACCATTTTGTTTCTGATGTAATATTTTACTAATGCGTGAAATGTATATTAGGACTTAAGCTTGTTAGAAAAttgtcttttctgttttttgatttcattcttttttttgctttgtgtgtATTTGACTAGCAAATCAAAT is from Triplophysa dalaica isolate WHDGS20190420 chromosome 3, ASM1584641v1, whole genome shotgun sequence and encodes:
- the tfr1a gene encoding transferrin receptor 1a — encoded protein: MDQARTTISKIFNGEPRSYTRFNLTQNMEGENSQVEMKLSSDMDEEVEANGVGENMKKHNGPYYPSKLSQRSPKTICCIVIGILLLFISGYLIGYLSHRSKNNTKDVTCPDTVDNIPGIPDAPVFMDWSDIRALLKKKLTASNIKDTLREFSSANHQAGTSGDEQLANNIVEKFKALRMTQWTDEHYVKIVPTSSNNRVLFRGNAVGSTEGFLAYSAARTAEGPALYAHYGRPEDFRRLEDMKVNVNGTVVLVRAGKIGFAEKVANAERLKASAVLIYPDLVDYKINDDTALFGHVHLGTGDPYTPGFPSFNHTQFPPARSSGLPNIPAQTITIKQATEIMKKMGGQVSHDWRDGLLRDVNYNLGDNRDVITVEVNNALTEKKIHNVFGVIKGYVDEDQYVLIGAQRDAWGSGYAKSTVGTSLLVELAKTITNMIKNDGLRPKRSIVFASWSAGEYGHVGATEWLEGYLTSLNMKVVSYISLDGVVSGSDSFKASASPLLYDLIESTMKQVSFPGDETKSLHEQFSASNWEKSIIEPMRLFDSIYTFQTFTGVPSFSFRFTSSSKQYPYDTLEDTEKNLDRYTFDKTLKLAKAAGEVAGLVTLRLVHDHLIRLNVAKYTNIIRNHVSQIRSKVESLQGSGRLPNNLTMLWLLSAQGSYDRAASTLLTSIHNSDLGDLEQCRILNRRIMRVEGTLLSPFVSPRETPFRHILLGSGEHTLAALLDHLNAIKEGLESADVDQFKNQFALATWTIQGCANTLAGEVWNLDNQI